The sequence CCTCCATATGGGTCAACCAGAGGAGCTGAGAGATATCCACCGAAAATAAGGGTGTTTATGTCAGACGGGCTGGTACCCTCTTGGGTAATGTATTTCTGTACAGCATCTTCTATGCGTTGCACTTCCTGCAGTGCTTGCAGGCGAAGTTGATAAGACTCCCGGACAGATTTATTTTTAGTATTCTTAACCATAGTGTCAAGATACACTACAGCCATGTCTGTTTCCCCGCCTTCATAGAGGTATCTGCCAGCTAAACGGCCGAAAAGTGGGGAGTGAGTGATTTTTTGCGCGAGCTTATAGTATTTAGCTGCTTTTGGATAATCCTTCAGGAAATAGCCATAGTTGAATCCTGCAAAAAATGGAAGATAAAAATCCCAATCACGATATTGCATACCGTATTCAAGAAGTTCAGTTATTTCAGGAATATTTCTTTTATCCCAGGCCATTGCTTGGGCAAGATAGTAGCCATCCATATTATATGGGTCGAGTCTGGACGCGGTTTTGAGCAGAGTGAAGGTGTTTTCCTGCTCTGCTAATTGAGAATGATGACTCGGGTTAAGTTGAAGCAGATGGCCGGAATGAAACACTACTTTCAAAATAAGTAGTACAGCTGTGAGATCTTTTTGATCAGTGGCGGCGAATTTTATAATGGCAGGTTGAAGAGTATAACCTATTTTTTGGAGAAAAGGCCGTTCCTGCATATAATGGGTGAAATGGGGCAGGATGCTAATGTGGCAAACAAGAGTAAAGAGTAGGAGTGTTGAGGCTGTCCTCACTGCATTTCCCTTTGTGAAAACAAAAGACATGCTATTCCAAGTATAATCCCGATATAACTAACTCCATAACTTGTTATCAACAATAAAGAACTACTGTTAAGAGTTAAGCCATAAGTGGCTTGGCTGGACAGGTCAAAAGCACTGAAATTTGGTAAAATGTAATAGAGGTACTTAGCCACTTGAATTGTCACTACTGATAACTGCTGACCTTGGTCTGTATGAATATAGTCAAATACTTCCTGGGTGGCACTCCCGGCAAGATAGGTCGCAATGGTACCAAAAATTGGTAGAAAAAAAGAAGTGCTTACTGAAGAAAGAACAAAAGCGATAGCAATAAGCAGAGAATATTTGAGGGCATCAAAAAATATGGCTATGGCTATATTATTCCAGAGTATTGGACGATCAGGCGGGTATGCTGCGGCAGCAAACCAGATTGCTCCAACAGTCATGATTGCTAAAAACAAAGCTGTAATCAGGACAAAACCTATTATTCCAAAGTACTTACCAAGCAGGTAAGATGTTCGGGTGATCGGCATCCCGAGGGTGCTGTAAACGTATTTTCTTTCAATGTCCTTCCAAAGAGAGGTACCTCCTAAAAATACGGAGATAAGTAAAAGGATAAATGATGTTAGGGATAAAGAAAGTGTAGTCGCCAGGGCGGCAACCTGTCGGAGAGAAAAAGTGCTTGCTGCAGGAATGGTGAGAAATATAACAGCTGTACAAACTATACCTTGGTATAACTTGTCTCGTAGTACTCCCTTGAAGCTTATTAGAAAGACTGAAAACATTTATAAAATGCAACAGAGACAGAGCCGCGCCTGGCGACCTGTCTCTGTTGGTGTGGTTTTTTTTGAAAAGACTAATTGCTATTAAAATCCACTTAATGTTGTTGCGTCTGCCTGGGTTGGGGGATCAGCGTCGGCGGCTAAATCTGTGGTAGACATATCTGTCATTGTATCAGTTGTTCCAAAAGCAGTTAATCCACCGGCGGTATGTTTACTTGCGGCAGCATAGGCCACGTTGGTGGCAGTAGCAGATATTACTACATTAGTTGATACTTTGAAGTCAGCATCGCCTAGCTGTGTGGATGCCGTATCGTCTAGCGTAGCTGCAAAAGCGGTCGCTGAAGAAAACATACTCATAATAAAAACAATACTTAATACCTTTTTCATTATATATCTCCTGATAGAGTTGTTGATGTTGTTGTTTCTAATTTAAACCAAATAATTACAGGTTCGGATATGCTTGGGCATCAGCATAGCCAGCTTCCATTGCTGTTTTGAAATTTCTCAGATCACTTTGAGCAGCTTTGTCAAAAGCTTTGGCACGGTATGAGGAAAACTGAGGAATAGCAATAGCAGCCAAAATACCAATAATTGCAACAACAATCATCAATTCAATCAGGGTAAAACCTTTCTGTCCGGATTTTCTTCGAAGCTGTTTCCGAAATGTGTTCATGTGATTTCTCCTATGTGAGGTGGGAGTTTAGGAGACCGTTTTTCGAATCCCCTCTTATTTATGTCTTACTTACCCAAACTACTTCAACAAGTATGCCATGAGTCGTTTAGAAATACAAATATTTATTTTATCTTATGAAAATAATGAATTGGATCATGTTGAGTTGTTTGGGAATTGTTGCGAGAAGATGTAGAACCGGATTGAACTGACAAAAAAAAACATTCAATGACATTTATTGTCACTGAATACCACCAGCATCACTGTCGTAGGTAACAACCAAACCACCATGAACATTATCGGTAGTTGTAAAGCTAAAGGAGGTGCTGTTGCCAACCCAGTTACCCACAGTGGTGTCAGGGGAGATATTGTTCCCTCCATAAATAGCCGTTTGTACTGCAGCAGCTGTGTTTGAGTAGGTACCATGGTCGGTAAAGTAGGCCACCTGAGCATTTGCTAATGTATGTGCGTCAGATTTAAGAACTGCTATAAAGGCTTTATTGCGATAGGCAGAATACTGCGGGATCGCTATAGCTGCCAGGATAGCAATGACAGCAACTACTGTCAAAAGCTCAACCAAACTAAAGCCTTTTTTATTTCTGTTTACTTTCATTTTCTTCAACACTTGGAGTACTCCATGCCTCGATTGTGTATTTACTATGATCGTTTTACTCAACTCGCAAAACAAAGTCTATATTAGCCTGTTCACCACGAATGGGATTCGAAGAGTTCACATTAATTGAAACGAGGTCTATGATGTTTGTATTTGAAGTTATGGGGTCAATTTCATTTATAGTGGTGATGGACATATAGCAGGCTGTAAGGTCGACACAGCCATTTGCGTTAGTTTGTTTCCCGAGTGCTGCACAAACTGTACTGGAGATATCAATAGTTGATGCAGCTGCACATGTGTCAGGGGTAGTGTCACCAACACAGGTGTTACCACCATTACACCTCAGGTTGGCTTGAACCAGTCTCCCCATTACGTAGTCAGATACGCCTTTGCCAGCATCCAGCTCAGAGATATAGCGTTTTTCAACGCCTGACATACGGGTACCAGTCAGCGTCATGAAGTAGGCTCCAGCAACAACTCCGAAAGCAACCAGGCCAAAGAGGAGAACAGTTATAAGGGCCATCCCTTTTTCATTGTGAAGTATTTTCATATTACCAACTCATTGGTTTAGCGCTGACTTTCAAAACTTTCCATCTATATTGAGAGAAATTAGTTACTGCTGCTGTATTAAAACCATCGGCGGCGTTAGCAGCAGGCAGGGCTCCGTTCATGGTCAGGTCTCCGCTAAAAGTGTAGTTCGGATCCATTGCGCCAGATTGCATCAGAACATACATATCTATATTCTTCATACTACTTATTATATCACTGGTGGTAGAACCTACCGGGATAGTCGTTAGGTTAACCTCACCAGCATCTAATAAATCGCCATCATTATTGAGATCCCAGTCGAAGCGTATCTGTATATCGGCCACACATTCAAGAATCCGATCACCGCCAGTTCCATTCAGTGCGTCTCCACCAACTCGTCGTAAAAGGTTCCGGGTTCCGGTGGCACATTTTGTCAATGTGTTTGTTGTACTGATCGAATAGGTGATGATATTGCAGTACTGTCCCCCAGTGGCCGTAGAACAGCCATCGCTTACGGTGGCAACATAGGGATATGCTGACGCTATATAGTTATTAGCAGGAGTGAGGTTTGTGTTTAGGTCCTGACACGTGAGACATTGTGCCGTTGTTTGGGCGGCTATGCTTTGATTTGCAACGAATTGTTTGTCTTTTGATAGTAAGACAGCCGTGTTGACTGTAGTATCCTGTCTCCGGTCAACGATAACAGTTGGCACCGAACCTACGGTACAGTTCAAAAGGAGCCAGCCAATGGTTCCAGCATTACCATTATTTATGGTTGATCGCAGAGTGAGAGTTGTACCATCCCAAGCCATGGGAAGATTGGCCTCGTTGCTGGCAATACCAAAACCAACATGCTCAAGGTCGAGTCGAATCATTTCAGTTCCGATAATTTTCCCAAGTTCAGTTTCAGTAATGTTTTTTTGCGAATTTGCTCCCATTATAAGGCTTCTGAAAGTCTGGGATGATAATGTCAGGATGATAGTTATGATAAACATTGCTATCACAAGTTCAACAAGGGTGAATCCTCTATTTTTCACTTGTTTGCCACGATGGTAGAAGTTGTATTAGTGTATTGTTTTCCTTTTGTGCTCCAAGTTACCTGAACTCCGACAGATTTTGCAACAGTAGATACAGCCTGGGTGACGGTTACTTCCGTTGTAAAGGTGACGTTAGCATTGTTTACCTGACGCTGATAATTGACCTGAGCTTTTGTACCCAAATCGAGGAGGCTATTATTGTACGGGATATTCCGGTAGTCCGTCAATATCTCATCCGCCAGACGGACAGCATGGTCTCTTAGGGTGTTGTTTGTTGAAAATTGGTATAGGCCAGAAAGGGCCTTCAAACTACCAAGCATCATAACCGCAAGAATGACAATTGCAATTAGTGCCTCAAGTAACGTAAAGCCTTTTTTATTTCGCATCACAGGATGAAGTTGCGACATTCCATTTTCCCTCCCGAACACTACTGTTAGCTATGTTGATACATGAATACTCAGTTATGGGGGTCGTCAGGCGGATAAAGCCTCCAACATTGAAAAGTCCTCTGCTGTTTATAGTAAACGTCCCTGCTGAGCCGGTAAAATCATTGTTCATGTCAACCAGATCAGTATCCAGGTCGTTTGTGAGCTGGTTGGTGGCAACTGTTATGATTATCGGAGTCTTTTGGGTAAAAGCTTTTAAACGTTTGTCTTGAAGAAATGTGATCATTTTATCAAGGTCCGTTTGTATAACATGCACAGTTGATATCTGTTTATAAGCAACCATGGCAGCTCCCATCAAAATCGCCCCTATAGCTAACGTAACGACGATTTCAACCAAGGTGAACCCTTTTGTGTTGGTTATTTTTCCAGCCATAAAATGATTTCTCCAGTTAAACTTGGGCTGGGAGGAATAAATGGAGTGGGTGATTCAGGAGGAATACCGGTAAACCACTTTGTGGACTTGCCGCCTTCCTCGGAGAAATCGTCTTCATTTAAGCCTGCTCCTTCTATGTTACCACCACTGAGCTGGAGGAGTAAAGAACCATCTCTGTAGTCAGTTGTGTAGCCATCACAGCCTCCCCAGATACTGTCTCCAGACATGCAGTTGAGCGCCCACATTCTTGAACGACCACCAAAATCGCAAGGATTGGATGATGGTTGCATGGTAGTAAAAAATACTATGTTAGTACCATTCGCAAAAGTGGGATCAGTAATTGTCCGTTCCTTTGCGTAGCTATCACCTTTTGGCTCCAGTTCGTCAACAACCCAGCCTAACGTTTTCTCGTCATCAAGATTGCCTACTTCCTGACATATGTCATTATTGTTGTGAGCGTAGTTAAGAGAACATGTTTTACCTGCAAGAATATCATTCAGACAATCTCTTATGAGTATGCCGTATAATTTTTCTGTTTTTGTCTGGTTTACGCCAGGAGAATCGTCTTTGTAAAACCAACGACCGGTACCAAAGTAGATCATTGGATAATTGAAGCAGTCTCCATATACGATTTTTGAAGTAACTGGATAATCGGTCGATTCGACAACTGAATCAAAATACCAGTTTGGTGTTTCATCCGTTCCCGCGGTAACATCAGCCTTGTCCGTTGGGTCGTAGCTGGTAATATTACCATCTCCATCAACAGCGTTTTTGGGGACGAGGGCAATCACGGTTCCAGCTGTACCATTGGCATCATTGACACCAAAAAAGACTATGTCGGTATTTCCGTCACGATCCTGATCAATGCCATTGGTGAATAAGCGGCCACCAAAGGCGCTGTTATATGATCCCAATTCTGAGTCAGTGATGAAGCCGTCCTTTTTACTGTCTCCGGTGAATTTGAATATATCGTCAGCATCAGTATCACCATCGTTATCCACATCAACGAGGTTGAAATCACTGTCAACTTTCAGCATAAATACATTTAAATTTTGGGCATCCACACTGCCTTGGTCACCATTGGTTTCGGCCCTGTAGTTCAGGGGACCACTGGTAAACATGACGTAGGCGTTGCCGCCTCGCTTTATGTATGCAGGTCCGGAGTAGGTTAAGCCAAGGTTAGGGTGAGTGAATTCCCATAAAAAAACGGGATTTCTCGGATCAGAGATGTCAAGAGCGAAATAGGAAGACAGACCTACGGCAGATTCGGGTGTTAATGGGTCTGCTCCGGGAGCAACCACCTGTGTTCCATCGTCAGGATCACCACACCATCTGTCTTTTGATTCGTAGGTACATCCGGCAGCACCACCAAATCGCATTCCACCGATTATAATATCTTTAGTGCCGTGCTTAATGCGGTAAGGTGCCATATCTGTAGTATAGATATGTTTGTAAGCAGGGTCTGTAAGATATTTCAGATACGGCATGGCATTTTGCGGGATAAAGGCCCAAAGTTCTTCACCCACTTCGTCCTGAAGACAAGAAGCATCAGAATTGTTGTCACAGAGGCGAACCGCCTGTTCAGTTGTGAGTCCATCTGTTCTGATTTTGCCGGCATGAAAGGCATGGAGCATTCCATCGTTTGCCGCAGCAAGAACGATTGAGAAATTTTCGTTGTCGACAACCTGGGGGGTTGAATAAATAATATCACCAAGTTTCCAGATTTCTCCAGCGTCATTTACAACACGGTTACGACAGGCACTACTTGTCACTTTGTCACTTGTGCCACTGAAGTCATCTGCGGCCCCGCGAATATAACTCATGAGGTTTATCGATCGAATCTCTTCAAGTTTGTCAGCATCTGGCGGGTCGGTTTCGTCAGCCGCAACACCAAGACAATCAGGGATATCTGTCTGTGTCTCGTCCAGGCGCATATTCTTTTTAAAGAGGGTGTAGTTATCAGCAAGGAATTCGCTCATGGTTCCAGATTCGTTTATGCCATAAATCGTACGGCCACCATTGCTTCCTGCTACCCATTCGTCGGGAGTAGCAACGTCACGTTTTTGAAGCTGATAGCCACCTTCCCATATTCTGCTAACGTCATCAATTGAGTTGTAGGAACCCAGTAATGCATCAGCCTTTCCATCGTCATCATTTTGGCTGTCGATAAGGCTGTAGTAATCAATGTTCAGGCTGCCTTCAGCGTCAATTCTGAAGTCGAGAGCATGATCGTCATGCGTATCAAGATAAAATTCTGTTCCAACAGCATTATCTTCTCTGATGTTTGATACTGTGCCGGAATTAAAGAACCAGTAAGTATTGAGAGCGCCTGTCCATAAAAGGGATCGTGTGGTTCCGTCATCGATAAATGATTTTTCAGGAAAAAAGAGGGCCTGATGAATAATGGAACCTTCAGTAGCTCGTTCTGAAAGTACAGAGATCGAGGATCCTGCAGCAGTTTTTGTCAGGATGTTCGAAAAGGCATCAGCAAGTGCGGTTTCGAGCTGGTGCCCATCGTCAGCAGCGTAGGCTTCTCCATTACCATTGTCAGCGGTATCCTGAAGAATCTGCGGGATTGTCGCTTTTCCAAAAGCAACAGTATAGGTTTCAATATGTTGGTTTCCTGTCATTCCCGTGTCATCGCGCAGATCACGGAAGTCTGAAGTGTCTTTGTCCCAGTAGGCCCAATAGGCGAGGTCGTCTAAGATGTCTTGGCAACCATTTGCCGTGTCTCCACTATCTGAACAATCGTCCGTGTTACTGTCATCGTCATAGTCAACAGTGTCCGCTGTACCATTACCTGTGGAGTCATAAAAATCAGGAACGTAATCATCTCTGTAGGGTTCGCCATCTGTGAAAATTAAAACAAAAGATTTGGCACAGCGAATAGTCTCCTCATATTCATCAAAATAATATGGATCCCAGAGATGTGTCGCCCCATCGGGGTCATCCACCTTGTAATTGTAGGTGGTCCCAATTGTTGGTTTGTCTTCATAGTATGGGGTATCTTGTTGGAAGTATCTGAGGACCTCGTAGTAATTTTCCGCAAGAGGCGTTGTCCCCCAAACAAGAGGATAATGTTCGATTGCGTCTACAACATCAGCGAGTGGGGCTTTAATGGGAGTGTCAATAGTACGATAAGTGGCTGGGGCTTTAATGAACGGATTGTTCGGGATATCCAGACTCATTGTTCCGCCGTGAGCCCATTCCTGGTTGTAAATATCTGTTTCCCCATCGTCGTCTTTTTGGTAACGATAAAAGCTGATGCCTAGACGTACATCACCTTCGAGTTCATGAAGGAGGCCGGTGGGTTCTTCTTCAACAATCAGGGCTATATTGAAGGATGTAGGAGGTGGAGGATTGATGATAATATATCCAACATCTTCATTGCTGTGAGTTACGTCATTATCAACGGAGGACTCCTCATCTATAAAAATCTCTACAGAATCAGAGCCAAGTGAGCGGTAACGAATACTCGCCGGGTCTGTATCATTGCTTGTCTGCATGTCGGCGAGAAAGATTGGTCCCTGCTTTTCTGTCCCAAAAGTAATTTCTTTCCAGGTGTGGTTAACATCTGTTTCAGTGCCAACCTCAAAATTCAGGATCCCGACATCGTACGTTCCCTGCTCAAGGGCAAGGTAAGCAACCGTTTCATTTGTGTGACCTCCACCTGCATCTTCCTCCTGCAGTTGTATTTCGAAGGAACCATCGTTATTAATATTTTTAAGACGGGTTGTTGTGGTATCACCTCCATTGTTGGTATTAACAGTGCTTAAAATTACCGGTTTGGAGGCATATCCGAGTGCAGCCACGGAAGTCCAGGCATCATTAACTGTTTTTGTTCCAGCAACCAGTCGCTGACCATTTTCCAGAGTGTAGCTTCCTGCTTCCAGAACGATATAGGAGATATCTTCATTGGTATGGGCCTTATTGGTGATATATTCCCATTCTTCAATCCGGATTTTGAATGATCCAGTCAGCACGTTGTCGACTCTTACAACGGATGGGTCGCTTCCATTGTACGAAAGAGGTCTGGCTAGAACAACTGGATTGGCGTAATCAGTTTTTGTTAGGGCTACAGTCTCCCAGTTATCGGCACCTGAATCGGCTGAAAGGTTGCTTATAATTCCAGCTTCTCCAATGACTGTACCGTTTTCGTCAACAATAATATTTGGGATTTTGTTGGAAAGTTTGGCATAGGGGTCGTAAAGTGTTTGGGTAGTACCATCTTCAGCAGGACTTGAAACTGTGAATGTTGAAGTTGCTGGAAAAGGTGAGTAGTTTTGTGCTGAACTATAGGATTTACAAATAGAACCATCACTTCTTTCGTTATTGCCTACAATCTTCCACTCAAGGTCTGTCGGGTCATCTGTGAAGTAATTGTAGCCGGCACGACTTTCGACTTTTCCACCAATCATAACCTGTCTCGCAGCATCTATGCGTCGCGTTACAATCCAGTTTAGAAAGTTACCACTCCAGCAATTATTCCCAAGTCCCAATGTGCAGGTGGAGTCTTCTTTGAAAGCACCAGTGGAGGTCGTGTCTACCGCAACATTATAGGGCATACCTGCTGCACCGGAAAAAGGACTTGGATCTACGGCAATTGTTGCGTCATAACTGTATGTTTTCGTTGAATCAAACATTCCATAATATGTGAAGTCTGAGTCAAAGGCAGTGTCAGTATTCTTGCAGTTGTATCCAGTTGTTTGGCCAAGCGGATTTTTCATGCTCCCGGAGTTGTCAAGCATGAACATGACATTTGGCGCAAGTTGAGCTCCCAGGAACGGCGGGACAGCATTGTAGTCATCACAACTGGCAGCAGTGAGCTGCGATGGTAGAATGATGGTGGTGGCAAAAGCAGCAAAGGTTGCCAGGGCAACATAGAGCACCCGTTGATGGTACCATGAAAATTGCAGTGATTTTTTTGACATATTCTGCTCCTCCAAAATTCTATCTGTCTGTCAGAAATCTGTATTGTGTCTCTGTTTTGTAATGATGTATTAAAAGTCAATGAATTGCTAGCAAATAATGTTCCAGCGCTCCTGTTGATGCTTGGAAGTACTGGTAGAAGCAACTGGGAGTGGGGGGAGGTGCATTTTCTTTGTATCGGAGAGCTGTTAGTTTTTAGGTCGAGTTGTGTTAATAAACTAGACAGGTCAGCCCAGATTGTAAAAAAAAGTTACAATTAATGGCTGAGTTGAAATCTGACGAACAGTTTTTCTCAGGTAGGGTATCCAACTACTTCAAACCCAATTCCAGCAATCGCCTCTTTCACAACGTCTTTACTCACATCTCCTCTATAAGTAGCCTCGTTTTTCTCTAGATTCACCTCTATATTGGATATCCCCGGGATAGCTTGCAGTGCCTTTGTTACAGATGCCACACAGTGGGGACAGCTCATTCCTTTTATTGATACAGTGGTCATTGTTTTTCTCCATCATTGAGTTATTGTTGTATTGTAGAAGTTTATTCATTTTCATCGATATTTCAAGCGATAATGCTGAAGTTGGGGCGTAGCATATAATGAAAAATCTAAAACTGGCAGTGAAAGGAATGCACTGCGCGGCCTGTTCCAGTCGTATCGAAAAGGTTGTCGGTGGGATGGATGGTGTTGTGAGGGCTTCGGTGAACCTGGCAACGGAAACCATGGAGCTGCAATGGGATGAAACACAACAGAGTTTTGATGAAATTGCAGAGCGCGTGGCAGGCATGGGTTTTGAACTTGAGTCCATAAGTGCTCAGCAAGATCTTTTTGAGCAAAACAGAGCTGAGACCGCTGCTCGTCTTGCACTTATGAAGAAGAACCTGATCTTCTCGATGCTTCTTGCCATTCCTCTCTTTACTATCTCCATGGGGGAGATGATGGGCCTGCCTTTGCCTGAAGTTCTCAATCCTCATACGCATCCGCAGAATTTTGCCCTGATTC comes from Desulfocapsa sulfexigens DSM 10523 and encodes:
- a CDS encoding type IV pilin protein gives rise to the protein MNTFRKQLRRKSGQKGFTLIELMIVVAIIGILAAIAIPQFSSYRAKAFDKAAQSDLRNFKTAMEAGYADAQAYPNL
- a CDS encoding pilus assembly protein, giving the protein MSKKSLQFSWYHQRVLYVALATFAAFATTIILPSQLTAASCDDYNAVPPFLGAQLAPNVMFMLDNSGSMKNPLGQTTGYNCKNTDTAFDSDFTYYGMFDSTKTYSYDATIAVDPSPFSGAAGMPYNVAVDTTSTGAFKEDSTCTLGLGNNCWSGNFLNWIVTRRIDAARQVMIGGKVESRAGYNYFTDDPTDLEWKIVGNNERSDGSICKSYSSAQNYSPFPATSTFTVSSPAEDGTTQTLYDPYAKLSNKIPNIIVDENGTVIGEAGIISNLSADSGADNWETVALTKTDYANPVVLARPLSYNGSDPSVVRVDNVLTGSFKIRIEEWEYITNKAHTNEDISYIVLEAGSYTLENGQRLVAGTKTVNDAWTSVAALGYASKPVILSTVNTNNGGDTTTTRLKNINNDGSFEIQLQEEDAGGGHTNETVAYLALEQGTYDVGILNFEVGTETDVNHTWKEITFGTEKQGPIFLADMQTSNDTDPASIRYRSLGSDSVEIFIDEESSVDNDVTHSNEDVGYIIINPPPPTSFNIALIVEEEPTGLLHELEGDVRLGISFYRYQKDDDGETDIYNQEWAHGGTMSLDIPNNPFIKAPATYRTIDTPIKAPLADVVDAIEHYPLVWGTTPLAENYYEVLRYFQQDTPYYEDKPTIGTTYNYKVDDPDGATHLWDPYYFDEYEETIRCAKSFVLIFTDGEPYRDDYVPDFYDSTGNGTADTVDYDDDSNTDDCSDSGDTANGCQDILDDLAYWAYWDKDTSDFRDLRDDTGMTGNQHIETYTVAFGKATIPQILQDTADNGNGEAYAADDGHQLETALADAFSNILTKTAAGSSISVLSERATEGSIIHQALFFPEKSFIDDGTTRSLLWTGALNTYWFFNSGTVSNIREDNAVGTEFYLDTHDDHALDFRIDAEGSLNIDYYSLIDSQNDDDGKADALLGSYNSIDDVSRIWEGGYQLQKRDVATPDEWVAGSNGGRTIYGINESGTMSEFLADNYTLFKKNMRLDETQTDIPDCLGVAADETDPPDADKLEEIRSINLMSYIRGAADDFSGTSDKVTSSACRNRVVNDAGEIWKLGDIIYSTPQVVDNENFSIVLAAANDGMLHAFHAGKIRTDGLTTEQAVRLCDNNSDASCLQDEVGEELWAFIPQNAMPYLKYLTDPAYKHIYTTDMAPYRIKHGTKDIIIGGMRFGGAAGCTYESKDRWCGDPDDGTQVVAPGADPLTPESAVGLSSYFALDISDPRNPVFLWEFTHPNLGLTYSGPAYIKRGGNAYVMFTSGPLNYRAETNGDQGSVDAQNLNVFMLKVDSDFNLVDVDNDGDTDADDIFKFTGDSKKDGFITDSELGSYNSAFGGRLFTNGIDQDRDGNTDIVFFGVNDANGTAGTVIALVPKNAVDGDGNITSYDPTDKADVTAGTDETPNWYFDSVVESTDYPVTSKIVYGDCFNYPMIYFGTGRWFYKDDSPGVNQTKTEKLYGILIRDCLNDILAGKTCSLNYAHNNNDICQEVGNLDDEKTLGWVVDELEPKGDSYAKERTITDPTFANGTNIVFFTTMQPSSNPCDFGGRSRMWALNCMSGDSIWGGCDGYTTDYRDGSLLLQLSGGNIEGAGLNEDDFSEEGGKSTKWFTGIPPESPTPFIPPSPSLTGEIILWLEK
- a CDS encoding PulJ/GspJ family protein, with translation MKNRGFTLVELVIAMFIITIILTLSSQTFRSLIMGANSQKNITETELGKIIGTEMIRLDLEHVGFGIASNEANLPMAWDGTTLTLRSTINNGNAGTIGWLLLNCTVGSVPTVIVDRRQDTTVNTAVLLSKDKQFVANQSIAAQTTAQCLTCQDLNTNLTPANNYIASAYPYVATVSDGCSTATGGQYCNIITYSISTTNTLTKCATGTRNLLRRVGGDALNGTGGDRILECVADIQIRFDWDLNNDGDLLDAGEVNLTTIPVGSTTSDIISSMKNIDMYVLMQSGAMDPNYTFSGDLTMNGALPAANAADGFNTAAVTNFSQYRWKVLKVSAKPMSW
- a CDS encoding pilus assembly FimT family protein, whose translation is MAGKITNTKGFTLVEIVVTLAIGAILMGAAMVAYKQISTVHVIQTDLDKMITFLQDKRLKAFTQKTPIIITVATNQLTNDLDTDLVDMNNDFTGSAGTFTINSRGLFNVGGFIRLTTPITEYSCINIANSSVREGKWNVATSSCDAK
- a CDS encoding ABC transporter permease, producing MFSVFLISFKGVLRDKLYQGIVCTAVIFLTIPAASTFSLRQVAALATTLSLSLTSFILLLISVFLGGTSLWKDIERKYVYSTLGMPITRTSYLLGKYFGIIGFVLITALFLAIMTVGAIWFAAAAYPPDRPILWNNIAIAIFFDALKYSLLIAIAFVLSSVSTSFFLPIFGTIATYLAGSATQEVFDYIHTDQGQQLSVVTIQVAKYLYYILPNFSAFDLSSQATYGLTLNSSSLLLITSYGVSYIGIILGIACLLFSQREMQ
- a CDS encoding heavy-metal-associated domain-containing protein gives rise to the protein MTTVSIKGMSCPHCVASVTKALQAIPGISNIEVNLEKNEATYRGDVSKDVVKEAIAGIGFEVVGYPT
- a CDS encoding type IV pilin protein; translated protein: MLKKMKVNRNKKGFSLVELLTVVAVIAILAAIAIPQYSAYRNKAFIAVLKSDAHTLANAQVAYFTDHGTYSNTAAAVQTAIYGGNNISPDTTVGNWVGNSTSFSFTTTDNVHGGLVVTYDSDAGGIQ
- a CDS encoding type IV pilus modification PilV family protein encodes the protein MSQLHPVMRNKKGFTLLEALIAIVILAVMMLGSLKALSGLYQFSTNNTLRDHAVRLADEILTDYRNIPYNNSLLDLGTKAQVNYQRQVNNANVTFTTEVTVTQAVSTVAKSVGVQVTWSTKGKQYTNTTSTIVANK